From Fundulus heteroclitus isolate FHET01 chromosome 14, MU-UCD_Fhet_4.1, whole genome shotgun sequence, the proteins below share one genomic window:
- the LOC105925530 gene encoding uncharacterized protein LOC105925530, with protein MGNISLILGILCWVSVSVFEFHTIVVQPREDVTLRCSNLSSFPVHIFWFKLVNGSNANIISSMNIPEYNASLREGFQNGKFTMTSNRTNLFLSITQLDFSDSGLYICGTSLELKSGIFSATYLQVQVDAFVVPFWILCATSIFLLIVIIYLAAKNRRTQTAQADSQNSQQNKNPDSDTLNYAALNFVHKPKRNRMAEEEKELETTVVYAATR; from the exons ATGGGGAACATCAGCCTGATTCTTGGTATACTCT GTTGGGTCTCCGTGTCAGTTTTTGAGTTTCACACTATTGTGGTTCAGCCCAGAGAAGATGTCACACTGCGGTGCTCCAACCTTAGCAGTTTCCCAGTACACATATTCTGGTTCAAACTTGTTAATGGTTCCAATGCCAACATCATCTCATCTATGAACATTCCTGAATATAACGCTTCATTGCGAGAAGGATTTCAAAATGGTAAATTTACTATGACATCCAACCGCACAAACCTCTTTCTGAGCATCACACAGTTGGATTTTTCCGACTCTGGGCTGTATATCTGTGGAACTAGTTTAGAACTAAAATCGGGAATATTCAGTGCAACATATTTACAAGTTCAAG TGGATGCCTTTGTCGTACCATTTTGGATCCTATGTGCTACATCTATCTTCCTTTTAATAGTTATCATCTATCTGGCTGCAAAAAATAGGAGAACTCAAACAG CTCAAGCCGACAGCCAGAATTCACAACAGAACAAG AACCCAGATTCTGATACCCTGAACTACGCAGCTCTGAATTTTGTTCACAAACCAAAAAGGAACAGAATGGCTGAGGAAGAGAAGGAGCTGGAGACAACTGTAGTGTATGCTGCGACAAGATAG